One window from the genome of Paenibacillus thermoaerophilus encodes:
- a CDS encoding helix-turn-helix domain-containing protein: MFRNMKEDHHEWLEIHYFTPSSYEKAGAAWPIRLGANIAKPNYHIGPRITPYYYLLFVVEGEGTFIQSNRTYRLRPNDLFCLFPQVTHEYYTNPDALLKKVFFAFDGKFALQLLERIGLGPYTPHLDHVLTADILELMEQFFQIVTTPERHTDLAKLGIFHQIIDSLAARKRKIDGAIAPPVDWLQEGKDYLEIHYADGITVESVAEYVGVERTYFTRQFTKTYGLSPMKYLQKLKMTEAQLLIDQTSYTLAEIAQTVGFPDLPSFSKAFKKYTGMSPAYYRKRAKMEDVPTKEMDAR, from the coding sequence ATGTTCCGCAATATGAAGGAAGATCATCATGAATGGCTCGAAATCCACTATTTTACCCCGTCTTCCTATGAAAAGGCCGGAGCGGCTTGGCCGATCCGGCTCGGAGCGAATATCGCGAAGCCGAACTATCATATCGGCCCGCGTATTACGCCCTATTATTACCTTTTATTCGTTGTGGAAGGGGAAGGGACGTTTATCCAAAGCAATCGAACCTACCGTTTGCGCCCGAACGACCTGTTTTGCTTGTTCCCGCAGGTGACGCATGAATACTATACAAATCCCGACGCCCTGCTCAAAAAGGTATTCTTCGCCTTCGACGGCAAGTTTGCGCTTCAACTGCTCGAACGGATCGGTCTAGGGCCCTATACGCCTCACCTTGATCATGTACTGACGGCCGATATCCTGGAACTCATGGAGCAATTTTTCCAAATTGTAACGACGCCCGAGAGGCATACGGACCTGGCAAAGCTCGGCATCTTCCATCAAATCATCGATTCGCTTGCGGCCAGAAAACGGAAGATCGACGGGGCCATCGCCCCTCCTGTCGACTGGCTGCAGGAGGGGAAGGATTACCTGGAGATTCACTATGCGGACGGGATTACCGTCGAAAGCGTGGCCGAATACGTCGGCGTGGAACGCACTTACTTCACCAGGCAGTTCACCAAAACATACGGCTTGTCGCCGATGAAATATTTGCAGAAGCTCAAGATGACCGAAGCTCAATTGCTGATCGATCAGACCAGCTATACGCTGGCGGAGATTGCCCAGACGGTCGGCTTCCCCGATCTGCCTTCTTTCTCGAAGGCGTTCAAAAAGTATACGGGAATGTCTCCTGCGTATTATCGCAAGCGGGCTAAAATGGAGGATGTACCCACAAAAGAAATGGATGCGAGGTGA
- a CDS encoding LLM class flavin-dependent oxidoreductase produces MGNSGKVEFGWFIPTNGDGRYLGVKPEREPSPQYFVQVAQAAEKAGYEFALIPAGGDCWEGWIVGSWVAASTNKLKPLIAMRPGLITPGLAARLAATLDRMSGGRALINVVTGHYPEDLKATGDPLYGSHDERYERTKEFLEVVKGVWQTSAEAGGFHYAGKHYSMEGGVCKPDVVQQPHPPLYFGGSSVAGKRVAAELADVYLMWTEPVDWIKGQIAEMQTYLDELQETKGVERKLRYGIRAQIIVRETEEEAEEAAWQILSKADRELIRAREKQHANTDAVGQKRQIELFRAAKDRDYWIGPNLWSGLSAVRGGGGVSFVGTPDQVSDRIVEFVESGVTSFILSGYPHLEEAEISGKLFLPLVKQKLAAKGYSV; encoded by the coding sequence ATGGGCAATTCAGGCAAAGTGGAGTTCGGATGGTTCATACCTACGAACGGAGACGGAAGATACTTGGGGGTGAAACCGGAACGCGAACCTTCGCCGCAATATTTTGTACAGGTGGCGCAGGCCGCGGAGAAAGCCGGATATGAATTCGCGCTTATACCGGCCGGCGGCGATTGCTGGGAAGGCTGGATCGTCGGTTCATGGGTAGCCGCGTCAACAAACAAGTTGAAGCCGCTGATCGCCATGCGGCCGGGCCTCATCACACCGGGTCTGGCAGCGCGGCTGGCGGCTACGCTGGATCGGATGTCGGGCGGAAGGGCGCTGATCAATGTCGTGACGGGCCATTATCCGGAAGACTTGAAAGCAACGGGAGATCCGCTGTACGGAAGCCATGACGAGCGCTACGAGCGGACGAAAGAATTTTTGGAAGTGGTGAAGGGCGTCTGGCAAACATCGGCCGAAGCCGGCGGATTTCATTACGCCGGCAAGCATTATTCGATGGAAGGCGGCGTATGCAAGCCGGACGTCGTTCAGCAGCCTCATCCTCCGCTCTATTTTGGCGGAAGCTCGGTTGCGGGCAAGCGGGTTGCGGCGGAATTGGCGGACGTGTACTTGATGTGGACGGAACCGGTTGACTGGATTAAAGGGCAGATTGCCGAAATGCAGACGTATCTCGACGAGCTTCAAGAGACAAAAGGCGTGGAAAGAAAACTGCGCTACGGCATTCGCGCTCAAATCATTGTCCGCGAAACCGAGGAAGAAGCAGAGGAAGCCGCCTGGCAGATTTTGAGCAAAGCCGATCGCGAACTCATCCGCGCGCGGGAGAAACAACATGCGAACACGGATGCCGTCGGCCAGAAACGTCAGATTGAATTGTTCCGCGCTGCGAAAGACCGGGATTACTGGATTGGACCGAATTTGTGGTCCGGGCTGTCGGCTGTGCGCGGCGGGGGCGGCGTCTCTTTTGTAGGCACGCCCGATCAGGTATCCGATCGCATCGTGGAATTTGTGGAAAGCGGCGTTACGTCGTTTATTTTATCCGGTTATCCGCATCTGGAGGAGGCCGAGATATCCGGGAAGCTGTTCTTGCCGCTCGTCAAGCAAAAACTGGCTGCCAAAGGTTACAGCGTTTAA
- a CDS encoding ABC transporter substrate-binding protein, producing the protein MGLAACGSTGNQGAAGSTAGPGNAASNQPSSAPSAEPVTISFIHWRGEDAKVLDGIIKKFEAENKDIKVETQVFPSEQYQSTAQAKLLDGSTGDVFTSFPGAQFEAIAKAGLFADLSGEPFISRFTPGLIQAGQKDGKQLAIPYQLVYNIPIYNKGLFEKYNLEVPKDWDGFLRVAETLKSNGIIPIAFPGADIGPGQFMNPMVMNNAPDEDIFVKLEAGAAKLTDEWWVKTLSQFKELNDKGYFQKDALGTKGDAAIALFTQGQAAMLATGSYQLAGNAAINPELKQGLLAPITVPADQAVFEGIHTTTFMLAVNSKSKHPNEAKKFLEFLSRPEIAAEYANGTGQNVTVKDVAYTSKELQIVAEWTTKKTRFQPRFTIKNAEVQKAVLGSIQAVLGGTDPKQAAAQAQAIVDQQIGK; encoded by the coding sequence ATGGGATTGGCAGCATGCGGTTCGACCGGTAATCAAGGAGCGGCGGGCAGCACTGCCGGTCCGGGCAACGCCGCTTCAAACCAGCCATCGAGCGCTCCGTCCGCGGAACCGGTCACGATCAGCTTCATTCATTGGCGCGGCGAAGATGCCAAAGTGCTGGACGGCATCATTAAAAAATTTGAGGCGGAGAACAAAGACATCAAAGTGGAAACCCAGGTGTTTCCCTCCGAACAATACCAATCGACCGCGCAGGCGAAACTGCTGGACGGCTCGACAGGCGATGTGTTCACGTCCTTCCCGGGCGCCCAGTTCGAAGCGATTGCGAAAGCCGGGCTGTTCGCGGATTTGAGCGGAGAGCCGTTTATAAGCCGGTTCACGCCGGGCCTGATTCAGGCCGGCCAGAAAGACGGCAAGCAGCTTGCCATCCCCTATCAGCTTGTTTACAACATCCCTATTTACAATAAAGGCCTGTTCGAGAAATACAATCTTGAAGTCCCGAAAGACTGGGACGGATTCCTCCGCGTTGCCGAGACATTGAAATCCAACGGAATCATTCCGATTGCGTTCCCGGGCGCGGATATCGGACCCGGCCAATTCATGAACCCCATGGTGATGAATAACGCGCCGGATGAAGATATCTTTGTCAAATTGGAAGCGGGCGCGGCGAAACTCACGGACGAGTGGTGGGTCAAGACGCTGTCGCAGTTCAAGGAATTAAACGACAAGGGTTATTTCCAAAAAGACGCGCTGGGAACCAAAGGAGATGCGGCTATTGCGCTGTTCACCCAAGGGCAAGCGGCGATGCTCGCCACGGGATCTTATCAGCTTGCCGGGAATGCGGCCATCAATCCCGAACTGAAGCAAGGGTTGCTGGCGCCCATCACCGTACCGGCGGATCAGGCGGTTTTTGAAGGCATTCATACGACGACATTCATGCTGGCGGTAAACAGCAAATCCAAGCATCCGAACGAAGCGAAAAAGTTCCTAGAATTTTTGAGCCGGCCTGAAATCGCGGCCGAGTACGCGAACGGCACCGGACAAAATGTAACGGTCAAGGATGTGGCCTATACGAGCAAAGAGCTGCAAATCGTCGCGGAATGGACAACCAAAAAGACGCGCTTCCAGCCGAGATTCACCATTAAAAATGCGGAAGTGCAAAAGGCGGTGCTCGGCTCCATTCAAGCCGTTCTCGGCGGAACGGACCCGAAGCAAGCCGCTGCTCAAGCGCAAGCGATCGTCGATCAACAGATTGGAAAGTGA
- a CDS encoding carbohydrate ABC transporter permease, protein MKKRVRLLPFLAPGLALYLVLFVYPTLTGFYYSLTDWDGLSPSYRFVGLDNYVSTAKDIVFKKSLVNNLKFMLTVVLVQTVMSLLLALRLAKQSKRNIAFRALFFVPTILSSVSVGFIWTFVYDPSLGLLNGMLKSVGLEAWTQNWLGNADIAILSVAAVQAWAHIGQMMILFVAGIQAIPNELIESARLDGANPFQLFVRVMWPLLAPAAAIVVSYSTIQSFKAFDLVFTMTGGGPNYSTEILSTYIYNSAFMNYTFGKASTASIYFLVLISLITVLQFRALRTDRVSD, encoded by the coding sequence ATGAAAAAACGGGTAAGGCTGCTTCCGTTTTTGGCGCCGGGATTGGCGTTGTATCTGGTCTTGTTCGTATATCCGACGCTGACGGGCTTCTATTATTCGTTAACCGACTGGGACGGCCTTTCGCCGTCCTATCGGTTTGTGGGTCTGGACAACTATGTGTCGACGGCGAAAGACATCGTGTTTAAAAAGTCCCTGGTCAATAATCTGAAATTTATGTTGACGGTCGTCCTCGTCCAGACGGTGATGTCGCTATTGCTGGCCCTTCGGTTGGCCAAGCAATCGAAGCGGAACATCGCGTTTCGCGCCTTGTTTTTTGTTCCGACGATTCTTTCGTCCGTATCGGTCGGCTTCATCTGGACGTTCGTGTACGACCCCAGTCTGGGATTGCTGAACGGCATGCTGAAATCGGTTGGCCTAGAAGCATGGACGCAGAATTGGCTCGGAAATGCCGATATCGCCATCTTATCGGTTGCGGCCGTTCAAGCCTGGGCGCATATCGGACAGATGATGATCTTGTTCGTGGCCGGCATTCAAGCGATTCCGAACGAGTTGATCGAATCCGCCAGACTGGATGGCGCGAATCCGTTTCAACTGTTTGTGCGCGTGATGTGGCCGCTGCTTGCGCCGGCGGCCGCCATTGTCGTGTCTTATTCCACGATTCAGTCGTTCAAGGCTTTCGATCTGGTATTCACGATGACGGGCGGGGGACCGAACTATTCAACCGAGATTTTGTCCACCTACATTTATAATTCCGCGTTTATGAATTACACGTTCGGGAAGGCATCGACGGCTTCCATCTATTTTCTGGTCCTGATCTCGCTGATTACGGTTCTTCAGTTCCGCGCGCTGCGGACCGATCGGGTATCCGACTAA
- a CDS encoding carbohydrate ABC transporter permease — translation MALKWLGRFLVLLFTIIILAPLLIVLFTSFKTTPQFYADPLGAPESLSFHNYRSLFEGQPMAAYFLNSLTVTLATVALELLIAGCVAYAIMRSGRRVGGLVFGLFALGLMVPSQVNMIPIYSLIRKLGWSNSLTGLVLVSLAVLLPLSVFMLSGFMKSLPKELLEAGEIDGAGEWRLFGQIVVPLCAPYFASIAAFLFVIVWNDLLFPMLLLTGKDKLTLPLALLSFRGEYVSNYPMLLSGVVVAALPLIILFIFLQRYFIHGALAGALKG, via the coding sequence ATGGCGCTGAAATGGCTTGGCCGATTCCTGGTTCTTCTGTTCACGATCATCATACTGGCTCCGCTGCTGATCGTGTTGTTCACTTCGTTCAAGACCACGCCGCAGTTTTATGCGGACCCGTTGGGAGCGCCCGAGTCGCTTTCCTTCCACAACTACCGGTCGTTGTTCGAAGGACAGCCGATGGCGGCTTATTTTCTCAACAGCTTGACGGTCACCTTGGCGACGGTCGCGCTGGAACTGCTTATCGCCGGTTGCGTCGCTTATGCCATTATGCGATCCGGCCGGCGGGTTGGCGGTCTGGTCTTCGGTTTGTTCGCGCTTGGACTGATGGTGCCGTCTCAGGTCAATATGATTCCGATTTATTCGCTGATTCGCAAGCTGGGCTGGAGCAACAGCTTGACCGGGCTTGTGCTCGTTTCCCTTGCGGTGCTCTTGCCGTTATCCGTGTTTATGCTGTCCGGATTTATGAAGTCGCTGCCGAAAGAGCTGCTGGAAGCGGGAGAGATCGACGGGGCGGGGGAATGGAGATTGTTCGGACAGATCGTCGTTCCCTTGTGTGCGCCGTATTTTGCCTCGATTGCCGCTTTCCTGTTCGTCATTGTGTGGAATGATCTGCTGTTCCCGATGCTTCTGCTTACCGGCAAGGACAAGCTGACGTTGCCGCTCGCGCTGCTCAGTTTCCGCGGCGAGTATGTGTCCAATTACCCGATGCTTCTGTCGGGCGTGGTCGTTGCCGCCCTTCCGCTGATTATCCTGTTTATTTTCCTGCAGCGGTATTTTATCCATGGCGCGCTCGCCGGGGCGTTAAAGGGGTAA
- a CDS encoding glycoside hydrolase family 53 protein yields MKRETFVWLLTALLGLTLAFGNAVTPGDANAAPAFAKGADISWVPGMEAQGYKWKDKNGVQRDIIDILKQDYQINSVRIRVFVNPSNDYGNGYMNKERAADLALRAKNAGLSVMLTLHYSDSWADPGKQTKPAAWRNYTFQQLMDAVWNWTRDVMTTMQSRGVTPDWVQIGNETNNGMLWEDGKASVNMRNYAWLINTGNNAVKSISSSTKTIVHLSNGYDNSLYVWNIGGLISNGATFDIIGMSLYPSASDWQTKVNQTISNANDLISRYGKSIMISEIGMDYNQPAAAKSFITDIKTKIRNLPGGKGLGVFYWEPQATPGYNGGYNKGAWQSDMKPTIALEGFLN; encoded by the coding sequence ATGAAACGAGAGACGTTTGTATGGCTGTTGACAGCGCTGCTCGGTTTGACCCTGGCGTTCGGCAATGCCGTCACTCCCGGCGATGCGAATGCCGCCCCGGCCTTTGCAAAAGGCGCGGACATTAGCTGGGTTCCGGGTATGGAGGCGCAAGGCTACAAGTGGAAGGACAAAAACGGCGTTCAACGGGACATCATTGACATTTTGAAACAAGACTATCAGATCAACTCCGTCCGTATCCGCGTGTTCGTCAATCCTTCAAACGATTACGGCAACGGTTACATGAACAAAGAGCGCGCGGCCGACTTGGCCCTCCGGGCCAAAAATGCCGGTCTGAGCGTTATGCTGACGCTGCACTACAGCGATTCGTGGGCCGACCCCGGCAAACAGACCAAACCGGCCGCTTGGCGGAACTACACGTTCCAGCAACTGATGGATGCCGTATGGAACTGGACGCGCGACGTCATGACGACGATGCAGAGCCGAGGCGTGACGCCCGATTGGGTGCAGATCGGCAACGAGACGAACAACGGCATGCTATGGGAGGACGGCAAGGCGTCCGTCAATATGAGAAACTACGCCTGGCTTATCAATACCGGCAACAATGCCGTCAAATCGATCAGCAGCTCCACGAAAACAATCGTCCATCTCTCCAACGGCTACGACAATTCGCTGTACGTGTGGAACATCGGCGGACTTATCAGCAACGGCGCTACATTCGATATTATCGGCATGTCGCTGTACCCGTCCGCATCGGATTGGCAAACGAAAGTCAACCAGACGATCAGCAACGCGAACGATCTCATTTCTCGTTACGGCAAGAGCATCATGATCTCCGAGATCGGCATGGACTACAATCAGCCGGCGGCCGCCAAGAGCTTTATCACCGACATCAAGACGAAGATCCGGAATCTTCCGGGCGGCAAAGGGCTTGGCGTATTTTATTGGGAGCCCCAGGCCACGCCCGGCTATAACGGCGGCTACAACAAGGGAGCCTGGCAGTCCGACATGAAGCCGACGATCGCGCTGGAGGGCTTCCTGAACTAA
- a CDS encoding CPBP family intramembrane glutamic endopeptidase, with product MQTAEQWKHNDPWSWREFSALLLLEFGFVIFVIKHSVQSLYETWLNVPLYAGTLTGLTIAIVLLTGLYVIALRPHGLTWQSVGVRGFPSSYWSRILIWLLVLIALSIAAVMITSLFGNSVDNSKTEALKQQVNGFTVLIGIAAAGVISPVYEEIFYRGFVYRWLRTRTGAGWSMVISSLIFTAAHYPTFNAMPVNFISGVIFAWTYERTGSVIPAMIIHGVFNTIAVILTAFA from the coding sequence ATGCAAACAGCAGAACAATGGAAACACAATGATCCGTGGTCTTGGCGTGAATTCTCCGCCTTACTGCTTCTCGAATTCGGATTTGTCATTTTTGTCATCAAACACAGCGTGCAGTCCTTATACGAAACATGGCTGAATGTTCCCCTTTATGCCGGTACGTTGACCGGTCTAACCATTGCGATTGTCCTGTTAACCGGATTATATGTCATTGCCTTGCGCCCTCATGGACTGACGTGGCAATCTGTAGGGGTACGCGGCTTTCCCTCAAGCTATTGGTCGCGAATCTTGATTTGGCTCCTGGTGCTTATTGCCCTCAGTATAGCAGCCGTCATGATCACCAGTTTATTCGGCAACAGTGTAGATAACAGCAAGACAGAAGCTCTCAAACAACAAGTTAACGGGTTCACTGTGTTAATCGGAATCGCAGCCGCTGGAGTCATTTCACCGGTATATGAAGAGATTTTTTATCGCGGCTTTGTATACCGCTGGTTGCGAACACGTACAGGAGCAGGATGGAGTATGGTGATTAGCTCGCTAATCTTTACAGCGGCACATTATCCTACTTTCAATGCGATGCCGGTAAATTTTATCAGCGGGGTCATCTTTGCCTGGACCTACGAACGTACTGGATCCGTGATTCCTGCCATGATCATTCACGGAGTATTCAATACAATAGCTGTCATCTTGACCGCATTCGCCTAA
- a CDS encoding MerR family transcriptional regulator, with protein sequence MNKWTTGQVAKQRNISIRTLRYYDQIGLLCPSSKDEHGKRYYSEEDLFRLEKIMLLRSLALPLDEISRLLNTMSYREVLVAHHNYLQDQLVTIQKQIAHTVSLINMVDLEDSLSWERVSELVRQADTTPKRWVDYFREDEQAFLHKSLPRLESGDRMTQQYVSLLRRIEWCLSHGIGPQTEEGIAIAEELISLSHETFGGDQALADKFWEVRKLPAKETGLYPLTEEVLQFVEQSMAYAEQQKQTAKGEGI encoded by the coding sequence ATGAACAAATGGACAACCGGGCAAGTGGCCAAACAGCGCAACATTTCGATTCGAACGTTGCGCTATTATGATCAGATTGGTTTATTGTGTCCCAGTAGTAAAGATGAGCATGGCAAGCGATATTATTCCGAAGAGGACCTGTTCCGACTTGAGAAAATTATGCTGCTGCGTTCATTGGCATTGCCGCTTGATGAAATCTCCCGGTTGCTGAACACCATGTCTTATCGGGAAGTGCTTGTGGCCCATCATAACTATCTGCAAGACCAGCTAGTCACCATACAGAAACAGATTGCCCATACCGTGTCCCTCATCAACATGGTTGATTTGGAGGATTCGCTGTCCTGGGAACGCGTGTCCGAATTGGTACGACAAGCGGATACCACGCCGAAAAGATGGGTCGATTACTTCCGGGAGGATGAACAGGCATTTTTGCACAAATCGCTGCCGCGTTTGGAAAGTGGAGACCGGATGACGCAGCAATATGTATCTCTGCTGCGTCGTATCGAATGGTGTCTTTCTCATGGCATTGGACCGCAAACAGAGGAGGGGATAGCGATTGCCGAAGAACTCATCTCGTTATCTCACGAGACTTTTGGAGGAGATCAGGCGTTAGCGGATAAATTTTGGGAGGTACGCAAACTTCCAGCCAAAGAAACGGGATTATATCCGCTGACGGAAGAAGTATTGCAGTTTGTGGAACAGAGCATGGCTTATGCGGAGCAGCAAAAACAGACCGCCAAGGGGGAGGGAATCTGA
- the rlmD gene encoding 23S rRNA (uracil(1939)-C(5))-methyltransferase RlmD yields the protein MPKPDSKPQTARSDDRGSKRPVREGFANPRQHGVRDSGHPARESFATRGQGGERDRNRSAREGFAAAPGGASRRSDERPARGGFVPAAGNRASAQGGATRERGSRAQSAATARPARERVFRADSAESLEVGHLIVVTIKRIGINGEGVGYFRKKAVFVPGALTGEIVKARVAKIEPNYIQATLAEIETPSPDRVQPFCALYDQCGGCQMQHMSYEAQLRAKQEHVREAFARYAGLEQPPIRPILGMDNPLGYRNKASLQVGLADKDRLVTGLYSPNSHKLVDISGCPIQDPAINAVMEGVKRALKEVRVPVYHEKTRQGLLRTVVARVSRLTGKVQLTLVTSSRELPGKLVLIRHLRRELPQVVGISQNVNPGRTPLVFGEETIHLWGQEQLEEKLGSVKFSLSPRSFFQLNPIQTVKLYDAVKEAAALTGSERVVDAYCGSGTIGLWLAPQAKEIRGIELVPEAVEDACRNALASGADNATFHVGRAEKLLPAWVRDGFRPDVLVVDPPRTGCDDALLAAALEVKPERFVYVSCNPSTLAKDCAKLIAGGYRLEWIQPVDMFPHTSHVECCVLLVRK from the coding sequence GTGCCGAAACCGGACAGCAAGCCGCAAACCGCGCGGAGCGACGATCGGGGCAGCAAACGTCCCGTGCGCGAAGGCTTCGCGAACCCCCGGCAACACGGCGTACGCGACAGCGGTCATCCCGCACGCGAAAGCTTCGCGACACGCGGTCAGGGCGGCGAACGCGACCGCAACCGTTCCGCGCGCGAAGGGTTCGCCGCGGCCCCCGGCGGCGCTTCGCGGCGCTCGGACGAGCGGCCGGCGCGCGGCGGCTTCGTCCCGGCTGCCGGCAATCGCGCCTCCGCCCAAGGTGGAGCCACGCGCGAGCGCGGGTCGCGCGCCCAATCGGCGGCGACCGCGCGTCCGGCCAGGGAACGCGTCTTCCGCGCGGACTCCGCCGAGTCTCTGGAAGTCGGCCATCTGATCGTCGTGACCATCAAGCGGATCGGCATCAACGGCGAAGGCGTCGGTTATTTCCGCAAAAAAGCGGTGTTCGTGCCCGGCGCGCTCACGGGCGAGATCGTCAAAGCCCGCGTCGCCAAAATCGAACCGAATTATATTCAAGCCACGCTCGCCGAGATCGAGACGCCGTCGCCCGATCGCGTTCAGCCGTTCTGCGCGCTTTATGACCAATGCGGCGGCTGCCAGATGCAGCATATGAGCTACGAGGCGCAGCTTCGCGCCAAGCAAGAGCATGTGCGCGAAGCGTTCGCCCGCTACGCCGGATTGGAGCAGCCGCCGATCCGTCCGATCCTCGGCATGGACAACCCTCTCGGCTATCGCAACAAAGCCTCGCTGCAGGTGGGCCTCGCAGACAAGGATCGGCTCGTCACCGGCTTATATTCGCCCAACTCGCACAAGCTCGTGGACATCTCGGGCTGCCCTATTCAGGACCCCGCCATCAACGCGGTCATGGAAGGCGTCAAACGCGCGCTGAAGGAAGTCCGCGTGCCCGTCTATCATGAGAAAACGCGCCAAGGGCTGCTCCGCACGGTAGTCGCCCGCGTCAGCCGGCTAACGGGCAAAGTCCAGCTTACGCTCGTCACCTCCTCGCGCGAGCTGCCCGGCAAGCTTGTTCTGATCCGCCATCTCCGCCGGGAGCTGCCGCAAGTCGTCGGCATCTCGCAGAACGTCAACCCGGGCCGGACACCGCTTGTATTCGGCGAAGAGACGATTCATCTCTGGGGCCAGGAACAGCTCGAGGAGAAGCTCGGCTCGGTCAAGTTCAGCCTGTCGCCCCGTTCCTTCTTCCAATTGAATCCGATTCAGACAGTCAAGCTGTACGACGCGGTGAAAGAAGCGGCCGCCCTGACCGGAAGCGAACGGGTGGTCGACGCGTACTGCGGATCGGGTACGATCGGCCTGTGGCTGGCGCCGCAAGCGAAGGAGATCCGCGGCATCGAGCTTGTCCCCGAAGCGGTCGAGGACGCCTGCCGGAACGCGCTGGCCAGCGGCGCCGATAACGCTACCTTCCATGTCGGACGCGCTGAGAAGCTGCTCCCGGCATGGGTTCGGGACGGCTTCCGCCCCGACGTGCTCGTCGTCGACCCGCCTCGCACCGGCTGCGACGACGCCTTGCTCGCGGCCGCTCTGGAAGTGAAGCCCGAGCGGTTCGTCTACGTCTCCTGCAATCCGTCGACGCTCGCCAAGGACTGCGCCAAGCTGATCGCCGGCGGGTATCGTCTGGAATGGATTCAGCCGGTCGACATGTTCCCGCATACGAGTCATGTGGAGTGCTGTGTGTTGCTCGTAAGAAAATAA